The following are from one region of the Salinirussus salinus genome:
- a CDS encoding CaiB/BaiF CoA transferase family protein — MADEPLGHLTVVDFSRYRAGPWCTQILSELGAEVIKVERPGVGDPERHSHPEQGGMGVNFIARNRNKKSIAVNLKHEEGRQVVEDLVADADVLVENYSLGVMEEFGLGYEYLTEEVNPDLVYASVKGYGEEGPDSDRRGVDLVMQAEGGIMSVTGPEDGQPVKLGQALGDIGSGLYALLGVLTALYERERAREPTAGAGEGETGGQKVETNLFGTIVSFMEEYITRYGITGEDPTPYGTRHQTGVPYELFETADGHMVLSVTGQGSWERFVTEVLEDADHLLEYDSQRLRQEHYAELMAVIRPKLREKTTAEWREIFDEMGFPNGPLNRVSDVVEHPQARARDYVFEYEDDEIGEVTLHGHPLHFSDADTSVRSGPPQLGEHTDAVLTEHLDRTPEEVDRLREDGAVE; from the coding sequence ATGGCAGACGAACCCCTGGGTCATCTCACTGTGGTCGACTTCTCGCGGTACCGGGCGGGGCCGTGGTGCACGCAGATCCTGAGCGAACTCGGCGCGGAAGTCATCAAGGTCGAGCGGCCGGGCGTCGGCGACCCGGAACGGCACAGCCACCCCGAGCAGGGGGGCATGGGCGTCAATTTCATCGCCCGCAACCGCAACAAGAAGAGCATCGCGGTCAACCTCAAACACGAGGAGGGTCGACAGGTCGTCGAGGACCTCGTCGCGGACGCGGACGTCCTCGTCGAGAACTACAGCCTCGGCGTGATGGAGGAGTTCGGCCTGGGCTACGAGTACCTGACCGAGGAGGTCAACCCCGACCTGGTCTACGCCTCGGTCAAGGGGTACGGCGAGGAAGGGCCCGACAGCGACCGCCGCGGGGTCGACCTCGTGATGCAGGCCGAGGGCGGGATCATGAGCGTCACCGGGCCGGAGGACGGCCAGCCGGTCAAGCTCGGGCAGGCGCTGGGCGACATCGGGAGCGGCCTCTACGCCCTCCTCGGGGTTCTCACCGCGCTCTACGAGCGCGAGCGGGCACGCGAACCGACAGCCGGGGCGGGCGAGGGTGAGACGGGCGGCCAGAAGGTCGAGACCAACCTCTTCGGGACTATCGTCTCCTTCATGGAGGAGTACATCACCCGCTACGGGATCACCGGCGAGGACCCCACTCCCTACGGCACCCGCCACCAGACGGGCGTCCCCTACGAACTGTTCGAGACCGCCGACGGCCACATGGTGTTGAGCGTCACCGGCCAGGGGTCGTGGGAGCGCTTTGTCACCGAGGTGTTGGAGGACGCCGACCACCTGCTGGAGTACGACTCCCAGCGGCTCCGTCAGGAGCACTACGCAGAGCTGATGGCGGTCATCCGCCCCAAGCTCAGGGAGAAGACCACGGCGGAGTGGCGCGAGATATTCGACGAGATGGGCTTTCCCAACGGCCCGCTCAACCGGGTCAGCGACGTGGTCGAGCACCCGCAGGCCCGCGCACGCGACTACGTCTTCGAGTACGAGGACGACGAGATCGGCGAGGTGACGCTGCACGGCCACCCGCTTCACTTCTCGGATGCCGACACCTCGGTCCGGTCGGGCCCGCCGCAACTGGGCGAGCACACCGACGCGGTGCTGACCGAACACCTCGACCGGACTCCCGAAGAGGTCGACCGGCTCCGCGAGGACGGCGCCGTCGAGTGA